In the Paenibacillus sp. FSL H7-0357 genome, one interval contains:
- a CDS encoding phosphotransferase family protein has protein sequence MQGKLVGKGRTAEVWEHGEGRIIKLYNGDIPEPYVEREYLVSKYVFEQGLCTPEPLELVGIDGRKGIVFQQIQGRSLLRMISGQPWQLGKYAKQMARLHNNLHQLEGTEDFGRQKAELRKSIIAAPMLSMEEKSAVLDHLEGLPEGNKLCHGDFHPDNVLLNEQAWIIDWMTGIMGNPAGDAARSVLLFSMGAMPPGASKLAEFVIGFMRQRLTKGYIREYLALSGQSYAAIDSWILPVAAARLVEGVPVEEKEQLVREIRKRLSKSSAI, from the coding sequence ATGCAGGGGAAGCTGGTTGGAAAAGGGCGAACGGCAGAGGTGTGGGAGCATGGCGAAGGAAGAATCATTAAACTCTACAACGGGGACATCCCGGAGCCGTATGTGGAACGGGAATATCTGGTCAGTAAATATGTATTTGAACAGGGTCTGTGCACTCCTGAGCCGCTGGAGCTTGTCGGGATTGACGGACGTAAAGGAATCGTATTTCAGCAAATTCAGGGCCGCTCCCTGCTGAGGATGATCAGCGGACAGCCCTGGCAGCTTGGCAAATATGCCAAACAGATGGCTAGACTGCATAATAACCTGCATCAGTTGGAGGGAACAGAAGACTTTGGCCGGCAAAAGGCGGAGCTGAGAAAAAGCATTATTGCAGCACCCATGCTCAGCATGGAGGAGAAGTCGGCGGTGCTGGACCACCTGGAAGGACTTCCGGAGGGGAATAAGCTGTGCCATGGAGACTTTCACCCCGACAATGTGCTTTTAAATGAACAAGCCTGGATCATCGACTGGATGACCGGTATCATGGGGAATCCTGCCGGTGATGCGGCGCGTTCGGTGCTTCTCTTCAGTATGGGCGCCATGCCTCCGGGAGCCTCTAAGTTGGCGGAATTCGTTATAGGTTTTATGAGACAAAGGCTTACCAAAGGATATATCCGGGAATACCTCGCATTGTCGGGGCAATCCTATGCCGCAATAGACAGTTGGATTCTACCCGTAGCGGCGGCGCGCCTTGTTGAGGGTGTTCCTGTGGAGGAGAAGGAGCAGCTTGTCCGGGAAATCCGTAAACGTCTGAGCAAGAGTTCGGCCATTTGA
- a CDS encoding DUF1697 domain-containing protein, translated as MTTYIALLRGINVGGNKIIKMQDLKSMFQALHFEHVRTYIQSGNVVFESTEGSGHQLAAVIGEQIRETFGFDVSVIIRSLEELEAAIAGNPFQLTEADEFKRLYVSFLADEPTAEALEKLRPYEDGADKVRVIGKEMYTLYEVSVSQSPLFKVQLDKLLGTPITARNWNTVNKLAALGRSV; from the coding sequence ATGACTACATATATTGCGCTGCTGCGCGGCATTAATGTCGGCGGCAACAAAATCATTAAAATGCAGGATTTGAAAAGCATGTTCCAGGCACTGCACTTTGAGCATGTCCGCACCTATATCCAGAGCGGCAATGTTGTATTTGAAAGCACGGAGGGTTCAGGCCACCAGCTTGCTGCAGTGATCGGAGAGCAGATCCGGGAGACCTTTGGTTTTGACGTATCCGTAATTATCCGCAGTCTGGAAGAGCTGGAAGCAGCGATTGCGGGCAACCCTTTTCAGCTTACGGAAGCTGACGAGTTCAAGCGGCTGTATGTCTCCTTTCTGGCTGATGAACCTACGGCAGAGGCACTGGAGAAGCTGCGTCCCTACGAGGATGGAGCGGATAAGGTGCGGGTAATAGGCAAGGAGATGTACACGCTGTATGAGGTGAGTGTAAGCCAATCGCCGCTGTTTAAGGTTCAGCTGGACAAGCTTCTCGGGACGCCTATTACCGCCCGCAATTGGAATACGGTAAACAAGCTGGCTGCATTAGGACGTTCGGTTTAG
- a CDS encoding glycosyltransferase family 39 protein: MRLLKKLGSDVVLLWILLLAAFLYGYGIWNDQYVNTYYTTAVGSMMQSFHNFFFASLDSAGSVTVDKPPVTFWIQTVSALIFGLHGWSVILPQALGGVGSVLLVYLMVKPTFGRTAARLAALAMASTPVAAAVSRTNNIDAMLVFTLLLAAWFLFKGTKTNRIGSLLAAFGLIGVAFNEKMLQAYMVLPAFYLFYILAGKVNWKKKTGVLAACTAVLLAVSLSWAVIVDSIPASKRPYMGSSGTNSVLNLAFGYNGVSRLTGDRSTGGGGSGGMPANGGGMFGSGGEMPAMNGEMPAMNGGMPALNGEMPGMNGADGERSDGRGTPPGQTDGSATGGQSSEDGGMPGQAPGGRTDDGGRQFGGDGSQGNRGGMNGGGGGMFNTGTAGPLRLFQSALSGQASWLLPFVLFGCIGIFTSLRRTNFTQKHKEALFWLAWLVPVMGFFSIAGFFHQYYLIMMAPPIAALAGAGWSQLWSYYKERSTWLSWLLPPAVLTTAAFEWYIIHPYDDTIGKGWAIGVLAAGMIAALLLLILRIVKDNKKPFAQAAAIAGLLVLLIGPLYWAFTPVTYGLNSMTPAAGPDSSESRGGGGMGPDGAGAGGGGGRNSTSGVNETLLAYLKEHNTGEKYLFAAMDYGTAGPYIIDEGESVVILNGFNSSDVPYTTDTLKALVESGKVKYFLVTSGGMGGGRGGNSEITSWITENGTEVPSADWQGTVTDSNGGTLYEITLD, translated from the coding sequence ATGAGACTGCTTAAGAAGCTGGGTTCAGATGTTGTGCTGCTGTGGATCTTGCTGCTTGCAGCGTTTCTGTACGGCTATGGAATCTGGAATGATCAATATGTAAATACGTACTATACCACTGCGGTGGGCAGCATGATGCAGAGCTTTCACAATTTCTTCTTCGCATCGCTTGACTCTGCAGGTTCAGTAACGGTGGATAAGCCGCCGGTTACATTCTGGATTCAGACGGTCAGCGCCCTGATCTTCGGGCTGCATGGCTGGAGCGTCATCCTGCCTCAGGCACTTGGCGGGGTAGGATCAGTGCTTCTCGTATACCTGATGGTCAAGCCAACCTTCGGCAGAACCGCGGCGCGGTTAGCGGCACTGGCCATGGCTTCCACACCGGTAGCCGCTGCTGTCAGCCGGACGAACAATATTGATGCCATGCTGGTGTTCACGCTGCTGCTGGCAGCATGGTTTCTGTTCAAAGGAACAAAGACGAATAGAATCGGCAGTCTTCTCGCTGCATTTGGGCTAATCGGAGTTGCCTTCAATGAGAAGATGCTGCAGGCATATATGGTTTTACCGGCATTTTATCTCTTTTATATTCTAGCCGGCAAAGTGAACTGGAAGAAAAAAACCGGGGTGTTGGCAGCCTGCACCGCAGTACTGCTGGCGGTTTCGCTCTCCTGGGCCGTCATTGTCGATTCCATTCCAGCGAGCAAACGTCCCTATATGGGCAGCAGCGGCACCAACTCTGTATTAAATCTGGCCTTTGGATATAACGGGGTATCCCGTTTAACTGGTGACCGCAGTACTGGCGGCGGGGGTAGCGGTGGAATGCCAGCCAATGGCGGCGGAATGTTCGGCAGTGGCGGTGAGATGCCGGCAATGAACGGTGAGATGCCGGCGATGAACGGTGGGATGCCGGCGTTAAATGGCGAGATGCCGGGGATGAATGGAGCTGATGGCGAACGAAGTGACGGCCGGGGAACACCTCCGGGCCAAACCGACGGCTCTGCCACCGGAGGCCAATCCTCCGAGGATGGCGGAATGCCGGGGCAGGCACCGGGAGGTCGAACGGATGATGGAGGACGGCAGTTCGGCGGCGACGGGAGCCAAGGCAATCGCGGCGGCATGAACGGCGGGGGTGGCGGAATGTTCAATACGGGGACAGCCGGTCCCCTGCGGCTGTTCCAATCTGCTCTGTCCGGTCAAGCCAGCTGGCTGCTGCCATTCGTATTGTTCGGGTGCATCGGTATCTTTACCAGCCTGCGCAGAACAAACTTTACGCAGAAGCATAAGGAAGCACTGTTCTGGCTGGCTTGGCTGGTGCCGGTCATGGGATTCTTCAGCATCGCCGGATTCTTCCATCAATATTACCTGATTATGATGGCACCGCCGATTGCAGCGCTGGCTGGAGCAGGCTGGTCCCAGCTCTGGAGCTATTATAAGGAACGTTCAACCTGGCTTTCCTGGCTGCTGCCGCCGGCAGTTCTCACAACAGCAGCTTTTGAATGGTACATTATTCATCCTTATGACGATACCATCGGCAAGGGTTGGGCGATAGGGGTTCTGGCAGCAGGAATGATTGCCGCCCTTCTGCTCTTGATTCTTCGAATAGTTAAAGATAACAAAAAGCCATTTGCACAAGCTGCAGCCATCGCCGGACTGCTTGTACTGTTGATCGGACCGCTCTACTGGGCATTTACACCGGTCACCTATGGCTTGAACAGCATGACCCCGGCAGCAGGACCTGACAGCAGCGAAAGCCGCGGAGGCGGAGGCATGGGCCCAGATGGAGCTGGAGCTGGAGGCGGAGGCGGCAGAAACAGTACCTCCGGTGTGAACGAGACTCTGCTGGCCTACCTGAAGGAGCATAATACCGGCGAGAAGTATCTGTTCGCCGCTATGGATTACGGAACGGCAGGCCCTTACATTATCGACGAAGGTGAATCGGTTGTGATCCTGAATGGGTTCAACAGTTCCGATGTGCCTTATACGACCGACACTCTGAAGGCGCTGGTAGAGAGCGGCAAAGTGAAATACTTCCTTGTTACCAGCGGCGGTATGGGCGGCGGACGCGGCGGCAATTCCGAAATCACGAGCTGGATTACCGAGAATGGTACAGAGGTGCCTTCAGCCGATTGGCAAGGTACAGTGACAGACAGCAATGGCGGAACCTTGTACGAGATTACCCTGGACTAA
- a CDS encoding glycosyltransferase family 2 protein, translating into MGYNVRYSIIIPMFNEEAVIQETYRRIKKVMGTTGEPYELLFVNDGSTDNCAQMIEEYSYWDESVKLIDLSRNFGHQIAITAGMDYALGDAVVIIDADLQDPPELILDMITEWKQGYEVVYAKRIKRRGESLFKKWTASAFYRVLRYSTDISIPVDTGDFRLIDRKVCDELKRLPEKNRFVRGLVSWVGFRQKAIEYERDERLAGETKYPLKRMLKLSLDGITSFSYKPLKLAGYLGALLSASGFLYLMYVLYLVLFTDEAVKGWASMIGITLTFNGFVLIMLGILGEYVGRIYDESKGRPLYIVQEFYGGKKQQDVRERRMAPLNK; encoded by the coding sequence ATGGGCTACAACGTGCGCTATTCCATAATTATACCGATGTTTAATGAAGAGGCAGTGATTCAGGAGACATACCGCCGGATCAAAAAAGTGATGGGAACGACAGGTGAGCCGTATGAACTGCTCTTCGTCAATGACGGCAGTACTGACAACTGTGCGCAAATGATTGAAGAATACAGCTACTGGGATGAAAGTGTGAAGCTGATCGACCTTTCGCGGAATTTCGGGCATCAGATCGCGATAACCGCGGGTATGGATTATGCACTGGGCGATGCGGTGGTCATTATCGACGCCGATTTGCAGGACCCGCCGGAGCTGATTCTGGACATGATTACAGAGTGGAAGCAAGGTTATGAGGTTGTATACGCCAAGCGGATCAAACGCCGCGGCGAGTCCTTGTTCAAAAAGTGGACGGCAAGCGCCTTTTACAGAGTGCTGCGCTACTCAACGGACATCTCGATCCCGGTGGATACCGGAGATTTCCGGCTCATTGACCGCAAGGTCTGCGATGAGCTGAAACGTCTGCCGGAGAAAAACCGTTTTGTACGCGGCCTCGTCAGTTGGGTGGGCTTTCGTCAAAAGGCGATCGAATATGAACGCGATGAACGGCTCGCGGGAGAAACCAAATATCCCCTCAAGCGGATGCTCAAGCTGTCTCTGGACGGCATCACATCCTTTTCCTACAAACCGCTGAAGCTGGCGGGATACTTGGGAGCGTTGCTGTCCGCATCCGGGTTTCTCTACCTTATGTATGTGCTGTACCTGGTGCTCTTTACGGACGAGGCCGTTAAGGGCTGGGCGTCGATGATCGGCATTACCTTGACCTTCAACGGATTCGTGCTTATTATGCTGGGCATTCTCGGTGAATATGTCGGCCGGATTTATGATGAGTCCAAGGGCCGTCCACTCTATATCGTCCAGGAGTTCTATGGCGGCAAAAAGCAGCAGGATGTGCGGGAGCGCAGAATGGCTCCACTTAACAAATAA
- the galU gene encoding UTP--glucose-1-phosphate uridylyltransferase GalU, with protein sequence MKIRKAVIPAAGLGTRFLPATKAQPKEMLPIVDKPAIQYIVEEAVRSGIESIIIVTGRNKKSIEDHFDKSVELEQTLLEKGKLDLLCEVQGISELASIHYIRQKEPLGLGHAIHCAEQFIGEEPFAVLLGDDIMVSEPPALSQMMRLYEQAEKTIVGVQRVPRQEVSKYGIIASGGSIDGVHAVSGLVEKPVPQAAPSEYAIMGRYILQPSIFSVLARLERGAGGEYQLTDALHEVCRNEGLLALDLQGKRYDIGDKFGYIQATLEIGLQREALRPQLLPYLRKLLGSLEGREEAQAVLGSTAAGRSSRIL encoded by the coding sequence GTGAAAATCAGAAAAGCTGTGATTCCCGCCGCCGGTCTGGGCACGCGCTTCCTGCCGGCTACCAAGGCCCAGCCGAAGGAAATGCTGCCCATTGTGGATAAGCCGGCGATTCAATACATCGTAGAGGAAGCGGTCCGCTCCGGTATTGAGAGTATTATTATCGTAACCGGCCGCAACAAAAAATCGATCGAGGATCATTTTGACAAATCGGTGGAGCTGGAGCAGACCTTGCTGGAGAAAGGAAAACTGGACCTGCTCTGCGAGGTGCAGGGAATCAGCGAGCTGGCAAGCATTCATTACATCCGGCAAAAAGAACCGCTGGGGCTGGGTCATGCCATTCATTGTGCAGAGCAATTTATCGGAGAAGAGCCGTTCGCGGTGCTGCTCGGTGATGACATTATGGTGTCCGAGCCCCCGGCGCTCTCGCAGATGATGAGGCTGTATGAGCAGGCGGAGAAGACGATTGTCGGTGTTCAAAGGGTGCCAAGGCAGGAAGTCAGTAAATACGGGATCATTGCTTCAGGAGGTTCCATAGACGGTGTACATGCCGTAAGCGGACTGGTGGAGAAGCCTGTGCCGCAGGCTGCGCCTTCGGAATATGCGATTATGGGCCGGTACATTTTGCAGCCTTCGATCTTTTCGGTGCTGGCTAGACTTGAGCGCGGAGCTGGCGGTGAATATCAACTGACGGATGCTTTGCATGAAGTGTGCCGGAATGAAGGGCTGCTGGCCCTGGATCTGCAGGGCAAACGTTATGATATTGGCGACAAGTTCGGGTACATTCAGGCCACGCTGGAAATAGGGCTGCAGAGGGAAGCGTTGCGGCCGCAGCTCCTGCCGTATTTACGCAAGCTGCTCGGCAGCCTGGAGGGCAGAGAGGAAGCTCAGGCTGTATTGGGGAGTACGGCAGCAGGCAGAAGCAGCCGCATCCTTTGA
- a CDS encoding FAD-dependent oxidoreductase has translation MYEIAVIGAGPAGASAALFAAKAGKKTLLIDNDKGMTRRGWYENFYGISEIGGPDLVETGHKQAVKFGAELVADQAVGLTAGSEGFVIESESGATYEAKHVILATGVLTDLAAKAGVETKDGMEPRIKTVVAVNAEGKTNVEGIWAAGTVAGVSVHAIITAGDGAKVAINVISELNGARYVDHDLLKA, from the coding sequence ATGTACGAAATCGCCGTGATCGGAGCCGGGCCAGCCGGTGCCAGTGCAGCCCTCTTCGCCGCCAAAGCGGGCAAAAAAACGCTGCTGATTGACAATGACAAAGGAATGACCCGCAGAGGGTGGTATGAGAATTTTTATGGAATCTCCGAAATCGGCGGTCCCGACCTCGTGGAAACCGGACACAAGCAAGCCGTCAAATTCGGGGCGGAATTAGTGGCTGATCAAGCTGTCGGTCTTACCGCCGGCAGTGAAGGTTTTGTCATTGAAAGCGAGAGCGGTGCCACTTATGAAGCGAAACATGTGATTCTGGCTACAGGCGTCCTGACCGATTTGGCTGCTAAAGCCGGTGTGGAAACCAAGGATGGCATGGAGCCAAGAATCAAGACCGTGGTAGCCGTCAACGCCGAAGGCAAAACAAATGTCGAAGGCATCTGGGCCGCCGGAACCGTTGCCGGAGTAAGCGTGCACGCTATTATTACCGCAGGTGACGGCGCGAAGGTCGCCATTAATGTCATCAGCGAATTGAACGGTGCAAGATATGTCGATCACGATCTGCTGAAGGCATAA
- a CDS encoding sensor histidine kinase, translating into MIARLSGFISRLPSPRSLRKQLLAISLIILSVLLLLIGVLQYVLMRNFIYTNRAESMETQLRSVPREFYFTFLNSGNSTPADLSISGASDPSWTTGTPGMVKPELPGASPATSGGNAAPGENQNTSPYGQRMGGDRRPLLLDAHTTIAIYSPDGTFKDFQEDTLSDSAAPRMTNKEYDELLKHTTDKQTGEYRLITAEDGSEHLAVFMNLRKPGAPKMLLQMSVATGPLRDVIMQQLMIFAGLAVIALLAGLFLYLPALRKTLVPLSNMGEAAQIIDAGNLDVRFPVNQGQTEIDKLSQSFNGMLERLEISFHNEREAKEQMRRFAADASHELRTPLTSIHGFLEVLLRGAADNKDQLYGALNSMHGESKRINKLVEDLLLLARMDGAPQLRVKNLLLGEVIDEMQPQLLVLAANRKINFDISYGIRGMYDPDKMKQVILNLFHNAVQHTDAEQGTIHISLHARDTEATLTVRDNGSGISADHLPHVFDRFYRSDSSRTRKYGGSGLGLSITKSIVDAHNGNISVKSTLGGGTVFKVSLPCLLD; encoded by the coding sequence ATGATTGCCCGCCTCTCGGGCTTCATCAGCAGGCTCCCGTCTCCGCGTTCCCTGCGCAAGCAGCTGCTGGCCATCTCGCTCATCATTTTGTCCGTGCTGCTGCTGCTGATCGGTGTGCTGCAGTATGTGCTGATGCGGAACTTCATCTACACCAACCGGGCGGAATCCATGGAAACGCAGCTGCGGTCCGTGCCGCGTGAGTTCTATTTTACGTTTCTCAATTCCGGGAACAGTACTCCGGCTGACCTGAGTATTTCAGGCGCTTCAGACCCTTCTTGGACAACAGGCACACCAGGGATGGTTAAGCCGGAACTGCCTGGTGCCAGCCCCGCCACGAGCGGCGGTAACGCAGCACCCGGGGAGAACCAGAACACCAGCCCGTACGGGCAGCGGATGGGCGGTGACAGGCGTCCTCTCCTGCTGGATGCCCATACAACTATCGCCATTTACAGCCCGGACGGCACCTTCAAGGATTTCCAGGAGGATACGCTTTCCGATTCTGCCGCTCCAAGAATGACGAACAAAGAGTATGATGAGCTGCTCAAACATACTACGGACAAGCAAACGGGTGAATACCGGCTGATAACCGCTGAGGATGGCAGTGAACACCTGGCCGTGTTCATGAATCTGCGCAAGCCGGGTGCACCCAAAATGCTGCTGCAAATGAGCGTAGCCACCGGCCCGCTGAGAGATGTAATCATGCAGCAGCTGATGATCTTCGCCGGCTTGGCGGTAATTGCTTTGCTGGCCGGGCTGTTCCTGTATTTGCCTGCACTGCGCAAAACACTGGTTCCCTTATCCAATATGGGCGAAGCCGCGCAAATCATCGACGCAGGCAATTTAGACGTACGCTTCCCCGTCAACCAGGGACAGACAGAAATCGACAAGCTGTCCCAGTCCTTCAACGGGATGCTGGAGCGTCTGGAAATTTCGTTCCATAATGAACGTGAAGCCAAGGAACAGATGCGCCGTTTCGCCGCCGATGCTTCCCATGAGCTGCGGACTCCCCTCACTTCGATTCACGGCTTCCTGGAGGTGCTGCTGCGGGGAGCTGCGGATAATAAAGACCAGCTTTACGGCGCACTGAACAGCATGCACGGTGAATCCAAACGGATTAATAAGCTGGTCGAAGACTTGCTCCTGCTGGCCCGTATGGACGGCGCGCCTCAGCTAAGGGTCAAGAACCTGCTGCTGGGTGAAGTCATCGATGAAATGCAGCCGCAGCTTCTGGTGCTGGCCGCGAACCGCAAGATCAACTTCGATATTTCTTACGGCATCCGCGGCATGTATGATCCCGACAAAATGAAACAGGTCATTCTCAACTTGTTCCACAATGCCGTGCAGCATACGGATGCCGAACAGGGGACGATCCATATCTCCCTGCACGCCCGGGACACCGAAGCAACGCTGACTGTCAGGGACAACGGCTCCGGCATCTCTGCTGATCATCTTCCCCATGTGTTCGACCGCTTCTACCGCAGCGATTCCTCGCGCACGCGCAAATACGGCGGTTCTGGCCTTGGATTGTCCATTACAAAGTCTATTGTGGATGCACATAACGGGAACATCAGCGTGAAGAGTACTCTCGGTGGAGGCACTGTCTTTAAAGTCTCTCTTCCATGCTTGCTGGATTAG
- a CDS encoding response regulator transcription factor: MKAAQGVRLLLVDDEPHILQFLELGLMNEGFEVMTAPDGVSAIAIAADFRPHVAILDVMMPGMDGFEVCRYLRSEEAEIAVIMLTAKDEVDDRVKGLSIGADDYMVKPFSFDELLARIQARLRNQFPGLLGEVRCGPFRIDGRRKEIRHKEEVLELSPTEYELLQYLVINHGLVLSKPMILDKVWGYDFGGEENIVEVYIRSLREKLGDKEHKIIRTLRGAGYRVDLV; the protein is encoded by the coding sequence ATGAAAGCTGCCCAAGGCGTGCGACTACTGCTCGTAGATGACGAGCCTCATATCCTGCAGTTTCTGGAACTGGGTCTGATGAACGAAGGATTTGAAGTAATGACTGCACCTGACGGTGTCAGCGCGATCGCAATTGCTGCCGATTTCAGACCGCATGTGGCCATTCTGGATGTGATGATGCCGGGCATGGACGGCTTTGAGGTCTGCCGTTACCTGCGTTCAGAAGAAGCGGAGATTGCGGTCATCATGCTGACTGCAAAAGACGAAGTGGACGACCGGGTCAAGGGCCTGTCCATCGGGGCTGACGACTATATGGTCAAGCCGTTCAGCTTCGATGAGCTGCTGGCCCGGATCCAGGCCCGGCTGCGCAATCAGTTCCCGGGATTGCTTGGGGAAGTGCGCTGCGGCCCCTTCCGGATTGACGGCCGCCGCAAGGAAATCCGCCACAAGGAAGAGGTTCTGGAGCTTTCCCCTACCGAATATGAGCTGCTGCAATACCTGGTCATCAATCATGGCCTGGTACTGAGCAAGCCGATGATTCTGGACAAGGTATGGGGATATGATTTTGGCGGAGAGGAAAATATCGTGGAGGTCTATATCCGTTCTCTCCGCGAGAAGCTTGGCGATAAAGAGCATAAGATTATCCGCACGCTGCGCGGCGCAGGATACCGCGTGGACCTGGTATGA
- a CDS encoding glucose-1-phosphate adenylyltransferase, whose product MKKKEMVAMLLAGGQGKRLKGLTKTLAKPAVYFGGTYRIIDFPLSNCSNSGIDTVGVLTQYEPLVLHSYIGVGSDWDLNRKDGGVFVLPPHERENGSSWYRGTADAIYRNLKFVDQFDPEHVLILSGDHIYKMDYNAMLQYHKSRNADCTISVIDVPLEEASRFGILNTDEDLKIYEFDEKPVKPKSTLASMGVYIFKWEVLRKHLLEDGENADSSHDFGKDIIPLMLEDDKSLFAYPFEGYWRDVGTVASLWEANMDLLSDHPPLNLNDPNWRIFTRNPNQPAQYVAPGAKVSSCIINEGCIVYGEVKHSVLFYGVEVGEGSVITDSVIMPKVKIGKNVRIHKAIISENTVIEDYMEIGVDRENEDEILLIDNRSKKRKSVAAKTI is encoded by the coding sequence ATGAAGAAAAAAGAAATGGTAGCCATGCTATTGGCGGGAGGCCAAGGGAAAAGGTTGAAGGGATTGACCAAAACGCTTGCCAAGCCCGCTGTTTATTTTGGGGGAACTTACAGAATCATCGACTTCCCCTTAAGCAATTGCTCCAATTCAGGTATTGATACAGTTGGTGTGCTCACTCAATATGAGCCGCTTGTACTGCATTCATACATTGGGGTAGGAAGTGACTGGGATTTGAACCGTAAGGATGGCGGTGTATTTGTATTGCCGCCGCATGAACGGGAGAATGGAAGCAGCTGGTACCGGGGAACGGCTGATGCAATTTACCGCAATCTGAAATTTGTTGATCAATTTGATCCGGAGCATGTGCTTATACTTTCCGGCGACCATATTTACAAAATGGATTACAATGCTATGCTGCAATACCACAAATCTAGAAACGCCGACTGCACCATCTCGGTCATTGATGTTCCGCTTGAGGAGGCCAGCCGCTTTGGCATTCTTAACACAGATGAAGATCTGAAGATTTATGAGTTTGACGAGAAGCCGGTGAAGCCGAAGAGCACGCTGGCGTCGATGGGCGTTTATATTTTTAAATGGGAGGTCCTCCGCAAGCATCTGCTGGAAGACGGGGAGAATGCAGACTCCTCCCATGATTTCGGCAAAGATATTATTCCTCTGATGCTGGAGGACGACAAATCCCTTTTTGCCTATCCATTTGAAGGCTACTGGAGAGATGTAGGTACAGTGGCCAGCCTGTGGGAGGCCAATATGGATTTGTTAAGCGATCATCCGCCGCTGAATCTGAATGATCCCAATTGGCGCATTTTCACCCGCAATCCGAATCAGCCGGCACAATATGTAGCTCCTGGAGCGAAGGTATCGAGCTGCATTATTAATGAGGGCTGCATCGTGTACGGAGAGGTGAAGCATTCGGTGCTCTTTTACGGTGTGGAAGTGGGAGAAGGCAGCGTCATTACCGACTCCGTCATTATGCCCAAGGTCAAGATCGGCAAGAATGTACGGATCCATAAGGCTATCATCAGCGAAAATACGGTAATCGAGGATTATATGGAGATCGGAGTCGATCGGGAGAATGAGGACGAAATCCTGCTGATCGATAATCGGAGCAAGAAACGTAAATCAGTTGCAGCCAAAACCATATAA
- the glgD gene encoding glucose-1-phosphate adenylyltransferase subunit GlgD — MKKLMGVINLDHELDKLNELTYFRCGAAVPFASRYRLIDFVLSNMMRAELESVGLFVRRKYRSLMDHLGDGKSWDMNRKHGGLFILPPDWNDPTDTSLGDLQHYHNNLDFFKRASAKYIVFSGSQHINTVDFQEVFQYHLEKGADVTLVYKTIDQLQPEHDPCLRVEVDEENAVTNIHHEKDHHNVYLDIFIMEKKMFLEQVEHCIAHGESFFFRDVIQKNRHKFKIAAYEYKGYHAVINSLESYYKNSLELLRQDNYFSLFKENPVQTKIKYEAPTRYLDSAEVSNSLVANGCIIAGTVENSVIFRGVQIKEGARIINSVIMQKCVIEENAVIENVIMDKDVHLSRDRILVGDNKRPFVIAKSSKI; from the coding sequence ATGAAAAAGCTTATGGGTGTAATCAATCTTGATCATGAACTGGATAAATTAAATGAGTTGACCTATTTCCGCTGCGGTGCTGCCGTGCCTTTTGCCAGCCGCTACCGGCTGATCGATTTCGTTCTTTCCAATATGATGCGGGCAGAGCTGGAAAGCGTTGGACTGTTTGTCCGCCGTAAATACCGTTCGCTGATGGACCATCTCGGCGACGGCAAGTCCTGGGATATGAACCGCAAGCACGGAGGACTGTTTATTCTGCCGCCCGACTGGAATGATCCGACAGACACCTCGCTTGGGGATTTGCAGCATTATCATAACAATCTGGATTTCTTCAAACGGGCCTCGGCCAAATATATTGTGTTCTCCGGCAGTCAGCATATCAACACTGTGGATTTCCAGGAGGTATTCCAATACCATCTGGAGAAGGGCGCGGATGTAACACTTGTCTACAAAACGATAGACCAGCTGCAGCCTGAGCATGATCCCTGCCTGCGTGTTGAGGTAGACGAAGAGAATGCGGTTACGAATATTCATCATGAGAAGGACCATCACAATGTGTATCTGGATATCTTTATCATGGAGAAAAAAATGTTCCTGGAGCAGGTAGAACATTGCATCGCCCATGGCGAGAGTTTCTTCTTCCGCGATGTGATCCAGAAGAACCGGCACAAATTCAAAATTGCCGCCTACGAGTACAAAGGTTATCATGCAGTGATCAATTCGCTGGAAAGCTATTACAAAAATAGTCTGGAGCTGCTCCGCCAGGACAATTATTTCAGCCTGTTCAAGGAGAATCCGGTGCAGACCAAGATTAAATATGAAGCGCCAACCCGTTATCTGGACAGCGCAGAGGTCAGCAACTCCCTGGTGGCCAACGGCTGTATCATTGCCGGAACCGTGGAGAACAGCGTGATCTTCCGGGGTGTGCAGATCAAAGAAGGCGCCCGAATCATCAATTCTGTCATCATGCAGAAATGTGTAATTGAAGAAAATGCCGTAATTGAAAATGTCATTATGGATAAAGATGTACACTTAAGCAGAGACCGGATTCTGGTCGGAGATAACAAACGTCCATTTGTTATCGCCAAGAGCAGCAAAATTTAA